In Aegilops tauschii subsp. strangulata cultivar AL8/78 chromosome 3, Aet v6.0, whole genome shotgun sequence, one genomic interval encodes:
- the LOC109777535 gene encoding uncharacterized protein, whose protein sequence is MSSAVSLQSTMRPAAPGLGRQLHGSPPCHGPVLRPRSPRAVPTATVRCSAFRRDHYGGALADEGMTVLRRRIREARMAETNYEAPPGWAAWEKRYYRAYVSDVSTLAGALQLLAMDTRPGVAAAVAALVLAGVPVSAVFALHLLGQAAGSVLHLVS, encoded by the coding sequence ATGTCGTCTGCCGTCTCATTGCAGTCGACGATGCGGCCGGCAGCCCCAGGACTTGGGCGCCAGCTCCACGGGTCGCCGCCCTGCCATGGTCCGGTGCTGCGACCGAGGAGTCCGCGGGCGGTGCCGACGGCGACGGTGCGTTGCAGCGCGTTCCGCCGGGACCACTACGGGGGCGCGCTGGCGGACGAGGGCATGACGGTGCTCCGGCGGAGGATCCGGGAGGCGCGGATGGCCGAGACCAACTACGAGGCGCCGCCGGGGTGGGCCGCCTGGGAGAAGCGCTACTACCGGGCGTATGTCTCCGATGTGTCCACGCTCGCCGGCGCTCTGCAGTTGCTGGCCATGGATACCAGGCCCGGCGTCGCGGCTGCTGTTGCCGCGCTGGTGCTCGCCGGAGTGCCGGTGTCCGCCGTCTTCGCGCTGCACCTCCTCGGGCAGGCGGCGGGTTCCGTTTTGCACCTCGTTTCTTGA